A segment of the Romboutsia sp. 13368 genome:
AAAATTAAAATAATAAAATTTATCAACTATGGAAATTCTAATATAAATAATATTTATTATCCGAGGTGTATGGCTATGAAAATGTTGGAAAACTTTTTAAAGAAAATAAACAAACCTGTACCCGTATTTGCCCAAACTAAAATGGAAAAAGAAAATCCACCGGAGGATTCTACTTCAACAAAACCTAAGACTACCTTTTGTGATGTTGCTGGACTAGATGAGGTTAAAGAAGAATTATTTGAAATAGTAGATTTTATGAAATTTCCTGATAAGTATAAAAAAATGGGTGCAAAAATACCAAAAGGTGTATTATTTTATGGCCCTCCTGGTACTGGTAAAACTCTACTAGCATCAGCTGTAGCTGGAGAAACAAATTCATCATTCTTTAATGTTACTGGATCTGAGTTTGTAGAAAAATATGTTGGTGTAGGTGCAAAAAGAGTAAGAACTCTGTTTGAAAAAGCTAGAAAAGAAGCTCCTAGTATAATCTTTATAGATGAAATTGATGCAATCGGCGCTAAAAGACATCTTGAAAGTAATAACGAAAAAGACCAAACACTTAATCAACTTCTAGTTGAAATGGATGGTTTTACTAAAGATTCAAATGTAATAATAGTGGGTGCTACTAACAGACTTGACTTACTTGATGAAGCCCTACTTAGACCAGGTAGATTTGATAGACACATTCATATAGGTGCACCAAATTATCATACTAGACATGAAATATTAAAGGTTCATACTAATAATAAACCTATAGATTCTTCTGTAGACTTGGAAATGCTAGCTAAAAAAACTCATGGGTTTAATGGTGCACATCTTGCTAATATAGCTAATGAAGCAGCTATTTTTGCTGTAAGAGATAACAGTGATGTAATTACTTCTGTTCATTTTGATAAAGCTTTAGAAAGAGTAATCGCTGGACTTGAGTCAAAAAACTCAACTTTAATAGAAAAAGAAAAGAAAATTGTATCTTATCACGAGGCTGGACATGCATTAGTAAGTGACTTAGTAGGAATTTGTCCTATACAAAAAATATCAATAGTTCCTAGAGGACAAGCACTTGGTTATGTTCTTCAATTACCCGATGAAGATAGATACATCTATACTAAAGACGAGCTACTTGGAAAAATAAAAATATTACTTGCTGGAAAAGCATCTGAAGAAATTATTTTCAATCATAAATCAACTGGTGCAAAAGATGACTTAAAGAAAGTTACAGATATAGCTAATCAAATGGTTTGTGAGTATGGAATGAGTAATTTAGGCTTTATGACATTAGATGGAAATAACAAAACATTTTTATCTGAAAAAATACAAGATGAAGCTAACAGTATTGTTCAACAATGCTACAATGAAACTTTAGAGTTATTAAGAAATAATATAAATGATTTACATATAGTTTCAAATCATCTATTTGAAAATGAAACTATGACTCATGAAGAATTAAAATCTTTAATAAAAAAAGAAATGTGCTAATAAAAAATGAGTAATCTAAAATTTAGATTACTCATTTTTTATTTATTAATCTTGTATTACATTTTTTCTGCTTTCAATTTCTTCAGATATAGTAGACATAAATTCATCTAAACTTATACTTCCTATTTCTCCGTTATCTCTACTTCTTACAGATACAGTA
Coding sequences within it:
- a CDS encoding ATP-dependent metallopeptidase FtsH/Yme1/Tma family protein, which codes for MKMLENFLKKINKPVPVFAQTKMEKENPPEDSTSTKPKTTFCDVAGLDEVKEELFEIVDFMKFPDKYKKMGAKIPKGVLFYGPPGTGKTLLASAVAGETNSSFFNVTGSEFVEKYVGVGAKRVRTLFEKARKEAPSIIFIDEIDAIGAKRHLESNNEKDQTLNQLLVEMDGFTKDSNVIIVGATNRLDLLDEALLRPGRFDRHIHIGAPNYHTRHEILKVHTNNKPIDSSVDLEMLAKKTHGFNGAHLANIANEAAIFAVRDNSDVITSVHFDKALERVIAGLESKNSTLIEKEKKIVSYHEAGHALVSDLVGICPIQKISIVPRGQALGYVLQLPDEDRYIYTKDELLGKIKILLAGKASEEIIFNHKSTGAKDDLKKVTDIANQMVCEYGMSNLGFMTLDGNNKTFLSEKIQDEANSIVQQCYNETLELLRNNINDLHIVSNHLFENETMTHEELKSLIKKEMC